CTGCCAACCTGCCTCTCTAAATTCTAGAAATGAAGTTGTTGATTCAGTCATAGAATCTTCACGACTATAATATACTTTAGCAGGAAGTCTCACTGAATCTGGTAGATTGATTTTTAAATGATCTGCTTCTCTTTCAACTTGCAGCATCTGCATATTCTCACACTCCTATTGATTTTCAAGCGTTGCAGCTTCTTCAATGACTCCTTGTTTATCTAATTTTTTTATGAATGGTAGATATAACAATAGTACCACAACAAACTGGATCAGCTGTACCACTAATCCTTGCCAGCCAGCTGCCATAAATCCAGATAAAAATGTCGGAAGATTTTTCGGCACATTCACGCTTATCACCGGTAAAAATCCAATGATTGTTGCAATATAGGCAATGCCCACACAAACTGCCGCTGAGAGTGTCAAAGGAATAAAGATGACTGCATTCATGATCATCGGAATCCCAAATTTCATCGGTTCTGTGATCCCAAAAATACTTGGAATGAATGAGATTTTTCCAATCGATTTGAATTTTTCGCTTTTGCTCATCCAGACTAAGATCACTGCTAAAGCCAAAGCTCTTGGTCCTTTAAATGCATCTAAGAAAAATGAATTGATGATATTCGTAGCAGCTTCTCCAGCAGCAACAGCTTCCATATTAGCATAAGCTTGTGAGGTAAATAAAACAGCGATCACTGATCCAACGACCATACTGCCATGAATCCCAAAAAACCAAAGTAACTCAGATAAAAACATAATGAATAGTGCTGACCAGATCGAGCCACCCAATGATTCAAGAGGAGTTTGTAAATTAGTATAAATAAAATCATGGACATTCCCAAATCTTGTTTCTGCAAATAATGTACTGATTATAATAACAACGATAAATATAATAGCAGCTGGTACGATTGCCTCAAATGTCTTTGCAATAGCTGTTGGTACACTTTCCGGCATACGAAATGTAATTCTTTTTTCAACCATTTTAGCAAATAGCCATGTCACAACTAAAGCTACGATCATTCCTACAAAAATCCCTTTAGAACCTAAATAAGTCAGCTTATACGCCATTGCAGGCTTTTCTCCGCCAATATCAAAAGCAGTGATCGGTGTTAAAACAAAGAAAGAAGCCAATGACAAGATAATTGATGCGATCGTGTCCCCTTTTTTCTCTCTTGCCATCGCACAAGAAATCCCAATAATAATATAAATCGTGATCAAATTACTTGAAATCGAAGTACCTAACGAACATGCTTTTGTCACGATTTCCGGTAAACCTGGAATCATCCCAATGATCGTTGTCAAACTCCCAACGATCGTGATCGGCAGAGTCATCATCATCCCATTAGCAATACTTTTTACAAATGTATTATTTGAAAATTTATTGACAAACACATTCAACCCATTGATAAATGAACTTTTTTTCACTTCTGACATTTGTCATTCTCCTTTATCTATTTTGATTTAGCTGCAATAACTTCTTGTGCCATCTTGAATACTTTCTCTCCGTTCATCATTCCATAATCCATCATCTCGATCACTAAAACAGGAATATCTGGATACTCTTTTTTCACGTCATCCTGTTGATATCCAACTTGCGGACCGAGTAATATAATATCCGATCCTGTCACTCTTTCTTCTAATTCACTTAGACCACATGCTGAAATATCAGCATTGATTCCTTGTGAAGAAGCATATTCTTCCATTTTCTTGACTAACATTCCTGTAGACATTCCACCTGCACACGCTAACGTAATTTTCACTCTGATCACCTTTTCTCTTATATTTTTTAAGCACTCTTTTTAATTAAATTACGCAATTCTTGCATTTCTTCATGTAAATCAATCAATTCTTTTGTAAAATCTGTAGCTGTTATCGCCGCCATCATATGATCTTGCGCATGTGTTAAAAACATCGTAGCAGGCTCATCCGGATTGTTGGCAAAATTCTGCAAAATATCCGTATGCTGTTGATGCGCGATTTTTAAATTATCTTTGCTTTCATCCAACATTTTTTTTGCTGTATCGATCGCCCCTTTTCTCGCTTCTTTAATTGCATTCATTGCCAATGATTTAGCATTTCCTGCGTAAACAATGATCTGCATTACATCTGTTTCTGAAATCATCTGACCTTCTCCTTTCAATTAACTCCTAGTCATCTTTCTATAAAGCAATTTCCGTGCCAAACACTCAACTAACACTCCTTATGGAGAATCCTCTGCATGTGTTTCATTTCTTAAAAAAACAAAACACTTTATCAAACACTTTTTCATAAAATAAAACACATGACTTTGACTATTCTGTTTGCGAACATTATACTTAAACTGAAAGATTAATCATGAAAGACTGGGGAAGAAATATGAAACGAATCGACAAAGTTGCTGAAATCCTTGCAACTTACACAAAAAGCCAACCGGCAACGGCAATGGAAATTGCTGAAAAATTAGGGGTCACTAGAGCAAATGTCAGCAGTGACCTAAACCAGCTTGTTAAGCTTAATAAAGCAAAAAAAACTGGAACCAAACCAATTTACTTCTTTTCAACCACGCCAAACTTTCAAAGTAAGGAAAGCATTTTAGATACATTTACTAAGAAAAGCCCTAGCCTGTTTCACTGTAGTGAACAAGCTAAAGCAGCTGTTTTGTACCCACCAAAAGGCATGCATATCCTTTTAACAGGTGAAACGGGTGTTGGGAAAAGTATGTTTGCAGAATTGATCTTTACTTATGCAAAATCACAGAATAAATTGAAAGCGGATTCTAAATTTATCACATTTAATTGTGCTGACTATGCGAATAATCCCCAATTACTTGTAGGTTCTATCTTTGGTGTGTCTAAAGGAGCATATACAGGAGCGGACAGCGACCGTGCTGGCTTATTAGAAGAGGCCGATGGCGGCATTTTGTTTCTTGATGAAATTCATCGGCTGCCACCAGAAGGTCAGGAAATGCTTTTCACTTTCATAGATAGAGAAATCTATCGAAGATTAGGAGAAACAACTAGCGAAAGAAAGGCCCAAGTGCTACTGATTTGTGCTACAACTGAAGATATTTCTTCAAATCTACTTCAAACATTCATTCGCAGAATCCCAATGAGGATCAATATTCCTACTTTGGAGGAACGGGGATTAGAAGAACGGTTGACGTTGATCTCAACCTTTTTTCAAGAAGAAACTAAAAAGCTGAAATCACCGATCGAAGTATCTACAAATACAATTCGCGCCTTATTAGGTTATCATTGTGCAAATAACGTCGGCCAATTAAAAGCAGATATCCAGCTTTTATGCGCGAAGGCTTACTCTCAATTTATTGTTCGGCAGGAAGAAGCAATAAAAATTAGCAGTTATGAATTGCCTCATTATATTCGGGAAGGTCTTTATAATGCTGAAGAAAGGCAAAAAATCTGGCTGCTATTACCAAATATGAACAATCGGTTTTTTCTTTTTGATGACGAGACTACCACGCTTTTTATTTCAAAAGACAACAAAGGTGATGATATTTATCAAATCATTGAACAAAAAATGAATGATATGGAACGAATTGGATTAGACAGTACTCAAACTTCTGAAATAATTGACACAACGATTACCAATTATTATCGTTCCTATACAAATGATTTATCTGCTGATCTTCAAAATTTAGAGCAGATCGTCGGCTCTGAAATTCTTGCTACTTCTGGTAAGGTATGTGAAAAAGCCGCTCGTTTATTAAATTGCTATTTATCTGATAATGTTCGCTATGGGATTGCTCTTCACTTATACAATACGATCCAACGAATTAAACGTGGGCAAACGATCAAAAATCCGAGGATCGATGAAATAAAAAATAGCCATCCGCAACTCTTTGAGACAGCGCTGCACTGTTTGTCTGTGATCGAAACAGATTTTAGCGTAAAGTTACCTGAGGATGAAGCTGGTTTTTTAGCACTATTTTTTACAGCTGATGAACCTAAACCAAAAAAACGAATCAAAGTAGAAGTCATTGTTGTTGCTCATGGGGAAACAACAGCAACAAGCATGGCTAATGTCGTTAACAAACTGCTCGGCGAAGATATTGCGTTAGGCTTTGATATGCCTCTCGAAGAAAATCCAATAGTGATATTAGCTCGAATTCAAGACTATCTTAAACAAAAAAAAGAACCAAAAGATGTTTTATTACTTGTTGATATGGGATCATTGATCAATTTTAGTGATGAACTTAAGGAATACACCGTTACAGATATTCGCTGTATCGAGTTAGTGAGTACATTACATGTTCTAGAGGCTAGCAGAAAAGCGGCTTTGGGCGCTACCTTAAATGAAGTATATGAATCAACAGTAAATATTAGAGGGCTTTCTACTTATCAGCAAAAGGAGGCTATTACGCTAGAACAACGTACATTCTATCTGCTAACATTATGCTCAACGGGCGAAGGTTCTGCTCAACTTATAAAAAAAATGCTCCGCTCTCGATTAAATTTACGAGGAGGCGCATGTGAGATTGTTTCCTTACAGGTAGCTGATACTGATTTAGTAGAAAAAACAGTCAATAGTTTAAATAAAACTGGTAAAATCATTTGTGCAGTGGGAACGTTTCAATTAGGATTGAGTATCCCTCATTTTTCTATTAATGATGCTTTAAATGAAACCAATACTGCAAAGATTCAAGCACTAATCGACTATGAACTTGCTTTTGAAGGGATGCGTCTCAATATCACGGACATGTTGAATTATCCTCACGGTGAAAAATTGATTTCAACAACTAGAGACTGGGTTGAAACACTGGCTGAAGAAATAACGCCCCTTCTTTCATATGAAATCAAGGTCGGTTTGACCTGCCATGTAATCTGTATGATCGATCGTTTACTTCTAGGGAAAAATGTCAGTACTTTTCCTAGAACAGAATCTTTTAAAGAAAAATATCAAACAGAAATCTATAAAGTAGCCCAAAATATAAAGCTGTTGGAAACTTATTACGGGATCGATATTCCGAAAGATGAGATTTTCTATATCACAGCCTTTTTTATGAATAAATCTTTTCTTTAAAAATCAATAACTATCTCCTAAGTTAAGTATATAAATAGATATTGCCTCAGCTATTTTTATTTACTTATAAATTGAAAGCCAACGTATGGATATACGTTGGCTTTTATAGTAGATCTCAAATTAAGGTAGTGAATCTTTTTTTAATTTTATTCATCATTTAATCTAATCAGCATATTTAGATACAGAAGCACTCTTATACCACAATTGTTGTTTGGATTTCAGTCGTTCCAAATATGCCATTGATGGCTTGTTCAACTTCGCTTTTTATTGCCTGCAGTTCAGAGGGTGACTCACCAAAACTATATACCACGAGCATCGCTTTTTTCGTTTCAAGAGAAATCATCGCCCTAGTTGAATCAGAAATTGGACTACCAAAAGGACCAAGTGAATCACTCAACACAGGAAAACTACTGATTCCGATCTTGCCTTTTCCGATCCCTTCATATTCTTCATCCCTACGTGCTACCATATAAGAAAGATCATTATTCAATTTAGATAGATCATAACTGCCAATCGGTAAATGTAGTTTCAAAGAAAGATAGTTATTCAAATCTACAAGTGCATTGATTTGATATAATCCTTGTCCCTAAACTATTCTTCTTAATAAACTATCTGACGAAGGCCGGTGACGAGAAGGATCGAGCCCAAGACCTTTATAAAACAATTTAGTTTGCTTAATTCTTTTATTATCAAGTATATCTTCCAATGTTGTTGCACTTTCAATTTCAGCAATCATTGGTGTTAAAAAATTTTCCCAAAGATTTTTATCATACTTTCTATTACATAAATCAAATGTAGATACTACTAGTTGGGCTTTCTTTAATTTAGATGTTTCTTTTACTATATTCATAATCAATAGTCCTCCGTTAATATCAAAAATATTTTTTTAACGGAAATCAGGCACATCGCACTCGCAAAGAGGAGCAAAAATCATAATTTCACCTCCAAAAAATGAATTAATCCAATATTATATTATTTTAGTTATGAATTCAAGCTGTTATGCTAGCTCATAGTATTTATAAACAACAACTATTTACTAAACAAAAAAACTGTTAAATCAATGATTTAACAGTTTTTATACCGGCGGCCGGGGTCGAACCGGCACGCCCTCGCGGGCACTGGATTTTGAGTCCAGCGCGTCTGCCAATTCCGCCACGCCGGCATGAAATAATTTTGCAAGGCGGTAACCGGATTTGAACCGGTGATGAAGGTTTTGCAGACCTCTGCCTTACCACTTGGCTATACCGCCATATTGCAATGTAAATTTCTCTAATAGAGAAAAACTGGGGTAGCTGGATTCGAACCAACGCATGACAGAGTCAAAGTCTGTTGCCTTACCGCTTGGCGATACCCCAAAAATTTAAAGTTAAGGGCGACTGATGGGAATCGAACCCACGAGTGGCGGAACCACAATCCGCTGTGTTAACCACTTCACCACAATCGCCATAAAACACTTGGCAAAAATTTAAAACTAAGGGCGACTGATGGGAATCGAACCCACGAATGGCGGAACCACAATCCGCTGTGTTAACCACTTCACCACAATCGCCATAAATTTTAACAGGGATAGTAGGAATCGAACCCACAATGACGGTTTTGGAGACCGTAGTTATACCGTTTAACTATATCCCTACTTTTAAATGGAGGAAAGTGGATTCGAACCACTGAACCCTAAGGAACGGATTTACAGTCCGTCGCGTTTAGCCACTTCGCTATTCCTCCAAAATGGCGCAAGACAGAATCGAACTGCCGACACACGGAGCTTCAATCCGTTGCTCTACCAACTGAGCTACTGCGCCAAAAATATAAAACGGTCTGGACGGGACTCGAACCCGCGACCTCCTGCGTGACAGGCAGGCATTCTAACCAGCTGAACTACCAAACCGTGATTTAATGGAGGTTAACGGGATCGAACCGCTGACCCCCTGCTTGTAAGGCAGGTGCTCTCCCAGCTGAGCTAAACCTCCAATAAATATAAATGACCCGTACGGGAATCGAACCCGTGATACCGCCGTGAAAGGGCGGTGTCTTAACCGCTTGACCAACGGGCCAACAAAAACTTAATACGGAGAGTAAGGGATTCGAACCCTTGAGACAGTGTTCACCGCCTACATGATTTCCAATCATGCTCCTTCGGCCTCTCGGACAACTCTCCAGAGTTAAAAGAAGCAACTATTACTCATAAATCCTATATTAAGGAACTCCGGCAGTAGGACTCGAACCTACGACATCATGATTAACAGTCATGCGCTACTACCAACTGAGCTATGCCGGAATAACAACGAGCGCGGCGACGTCCTACTCTCACAAAGGGAAACCCTTCACTACAATCGGCGCTAAGAAGCTTAACTTCTGTGTTCGGCATGGGAACAGGTGTATCCTTCTCGCTATCGCCACCACACTGGGTGTTGTTGTATTTAATTGAGTGATGATTCACTCAAAACTGGATTGAAGCTTGTAATCAATGCTTACCAAGATCTTTTATTTTATTTCTTTTGGTTAAGTCCTCGACCGATTAGTATTGGTCCGCTCCGTACATCACTGCACTTCCACTTCCAACCTATCTACCTCATCATCTCTGAGGGGTCTTACTTTCTTAAAGAAATGGGAAATCTCATCTTGAGGTGGGCTTCACACTTAGATGCTTTCAGCGTTTATCCCTTCCCTACATAGCTACCCAGCAATGCCCTTGGCAGAACAACTGGTACACCAGCGGTAAGTCCATCCCGGTCCTCTCGTACTAAGGACAGCTCCTCTCAAATTTCCAACGCCCGCGACGGATAGGGACCGAACTGTCTCACGACGTTCTGAACCCAGCTCGCGTGCCGCTTTAATGGGCGAACAGCCCAACCCTTGGGACCGACTACAGCCCCAGGATGCGACGAGCCGACATCGAGGTGCCAAACCTCCCCGTCGATGTGGACTCTTGGGGGAGATAAGCCTGTTATCCCCAGGGTAGCTTTTATCCGTTGAGCGATGGCCCTTCCATGCGGAACCACCGGATCACTAAGCCCGACTTTCGTCCCTGCTCGACTTGTAAGTCTCGCAGTCAAGCTCCCTTCTGCCTTTACACTCTGCGAATGATTTCCAACCATTCTGAGGGAACCTTTGGGCGCCTCCGTTACCTTTTAGGAGGCGACCGCCCCAGTCAAACTGCCCACCTGACACTGTCTCCCAGCCCGATTAGGGCTGCGGGTTAGAGGGTTCATAACACAAGGGTAGTATCCCACCAGCGCCTCCACCGAAACTAGCGTTCCGGGTTCATCGGCTCCTACCTATCCTGTACATGTGGTACAAACACTCAATATCAAGCTACAGTAAAGCTCCATGGGGTCTTTCCGTCCTGTCGCGGGTAACCTGCATCTTCACAGGTACTAAAATTTCACCGAGTCTCTCGTTGAGACAGTGCCCAAATCGTTACGCCTTTCGTGCGGGTCGGAACTTACCCGACAAGGAATTTCGCTACCTTAGGACCGTTATAGTTACGGCCGCCGTTTACTGGGGCTTCAATTCTGAGCTTCGCCGAAGCTAACCCATCCTCTTAACCTTCCAGCACCGGGCAGGCGTCAGCCCCTATACTTCATCTTTCGATTTTGCAGAGACCTGTGTTTTTGATAAACAGTCGCTTGGGCCTATTCACTGCGGCTGACCGAAGTCAGCACCCCTTCTCCCGAAGTTACGGGGTCATTTTGCCGAGTTCCTTAACGAGAGTTCGCTCGCTCACCTTAGGATACTCTCCTCGACTACCTGTGTCGGTTTACGGTACGGGCAGTTGTTTTCTCACTAGAAGCTTTTCTTGACAGTGTGACATCAGGAACTTCGGTACTATTATTTCCCTCCCCATCACAGCTTGTCCGTACAGAGTAAAGCATTTGACTCTACTCAAGACTTACTGCTTGGACATGCACTTCCAGTCGCATGCATTCCTTAGCCTCCTGCGTCCCTCCATTGTTCAAACAAAAACAACTGGTACAGGAATATCAACCTGTTGTCCATCGCCTACGCCTATCGGCCTCGGCTTAGGTCCCGACTAACCCTGGGCGGACGAGCCTTCCCCAGGAAACCTTAGTCATACGGTGGACGGGATTCTCACCCGTCTTTCGCTACTCATACCGGCATTCTCACTTCTAAGCGCTCCAGCCGTCCTCACGATCGACCTTCAACGCCCTTAGAACGCTCTCCTACCATCACACCAGAGGTGTGATCCACAGCTTCGGTAAACTATTTAGCCCCGGTACATTTTCGGCGCAGGGTCACTCGACTAGTGAGCTATTACGCACTCTTTAAATGGTGGCTGCTTCTGAGCCAACATCCTAGTTGTCTGTGCAACCCCACATCCTTTTCCACTTAATAGTTATTTTGGGACCTTAGCTGGTGGTCTGGGCTGTTTCCCTTTCGACTACGGATCTTATCACTCGCAGTCTGACTGCCGAATATGAATGAATGGCATTCGGAGTTTATCTGAATT
This sequence is a window from Enterococcus wangshanyuanii. Protein-coding genes within it:
- a CDS encoding PTS sugar transporter subunit IIC, with the protein product MSEVKKSSFINGLNVFVNKFSNNTFVKSIANGMMMTLPITIVGSLTTIIGMIPGLPEIVTKACSLGTSISSNLITIYIIIGISCAMAREKKGDTIASIILSLASFFVLTPITAFDIGGEKPAMAYKLTYLGSKGIFVGMIVALVVTWLFAKMVEKRITFRMPESVPTAIAKTFEAIVPAAIIFIVVIIISTLFAETRFGNVHDFIYTNLQTPLESLGGSIWSALFIMFLSELLWFFGIHGSMVVGSVIAVLFTSQAYANMEAVAAGEAATNIINSFFLDAFKGPRALALAVILVWMSKSEKFKSIGKISFIPSIFGITEPMKFGIPMIMNAVIFIPLTLSAAVCVGIAYIATIIGFLPVISVNVPKNLPTFLSGFMAAGWQGLVVQLIQFVVVLLLYLPFIKKLDKQGVIEEAATLENQ
- a CDS encoding PTS sugar transporter subunit IIB → MKITLACAGGMSTGMLVKKMEEYASSQGINADISACGLSELEERVTGSDIILLGPQVGYQQDDVKKEYPDIPVLVIEMMDYGMMNGEKVFKMAQEVIAAKSK
- a CDS encoding PTS lactose/cellobiose transporter subunit IIA codes for the protein MISETDVMQIIVYAGNAKSLAMNAIKEARKGAIDTAKKMLDESKDNLKIAHQQHTDILQNFANNPDEPATMFLTHAQDHMMAAITATDFTKELIDLHEEMQELRNLIKKSA
- a CDS encoding sigma 54-interacting transcriptional regulator translates to MKRIDKVAEILATYTKSQPATAMEIAEKLGVTRANVSSDLNQLVKLNKAKKTGTKPIYFFSTTPNFQSKESILDTFTKKSPSLFHCSEQAKAAVLYPPKGMHILLTGETGVGKSMFAELIFTYAKSQNKLKADSKFITFNCADYANNPQLLVGSIFGVSKGAYTGADSDRAGLLEEADGGILFLDEIHRLPPEGQEMLFTFIDREIYRRLGETTSERKAQVLLICATTEDISSNLLQTFIRRIPMRINIPTLEERGLEERLTLISTFFQEETKKLKSPIEVSTNTIRALLGYHCANNVGQLKADIQLLCAKAYSQFIVRQEEAIKISSYELPHYIREGLYNAEERQKIWLLLPNMNNRFFLFDDETTTLFISKDNKGDDIYQIIEQKMNDMERIGLDSTQTSEIIDTTITNYYRSYTNDLSADLQNLEQIVGSEILATSGKVCEKAARLLNCYLSDNVRYGIALHLYNTIQRIKRGQTIKNPRIDEIKNSHPQLFETALHCLSVIETDFSVKLPEDEAGFLALFFTADEPKPKKRIKVEVIVVAHGETTATSMANVVNKLLGEDIALGFDMPLEENPIVILARIQDYLKQKKEPKDVLLLVDMGSLINFSDELKEYTVTDIRCIELVSTLHVLEASRKAALGATLNEVYESTVNIRGLSTYQQKEAITLEQRTFYLLTLCSTGEGSAQLIKKMLRSRLNLRGGACEIVSLQVADTDLVEKTVNSLNKTGKIICAVGTFQLGLSIPHFSINDALNETNTAKIQALIDYELAFEGMRLNITDMLNYPHGEKLISTTRDWVETLAEEITPLLSYEIKVGLTCHVICMIDRLLLGKNVSTFPRTESFKEKYQTEIYKVAQNIKLLETYYGIDIPKDEIFYITAFFMNKSFL